A genomic region of Halomonas aestuarii contains the following coding sequences:
- the ilvC gene encoding ketol-acid reductoisomerase, producing the protein MRVYYDKDCDLSLIQGKKVAIVGYGSQGHAHANNLKESGVDVTVALRAGSSSAAKAEAAGLKVASVEEASKNADVVMILAPDENQKVIYETQVEPNLAQGATLAFAHGFNIHYNQIEPRKDLDVVMIAPKAPGHTVRSEFVRGGGIPDLIAIHQDASGNAKELSLSYAAAIGGGRSGIIETTFKDETETDLFGEQAVLCGGAVELVKAGFETLTEAGYEPEMAYFECLHELKLIVDLMYEGGIANMNYSISNNAEYGEYVTGTEVINEQSRAAMRNALKRIQTGEYAKMFINEGNSNYPSMTARRRLNAEHPIEQVGEKLRGMMPWIAANQLVDKSKN; encoded by the coding sequence ATGCGCGTCTACTACGACAAGGATTGCGACCTCTCCCTCATCCAGGGCAAGAAGGTCGCCATCGTGGGCTACGGTTCCCAGGGCCATGCCCACGCCAACAACCTCAAGGAGTCCGGCGTCGACGTCACCGTCGCCCTGCGCGCCGGTTCCTCCTCCGCCGCCAAGGCCGAGGCCGCCGGCCTCAAGGTCGCCTCCGTCGAGGAAGCCAGCAAGAACGCCGACGTGGTGATGATCCTGGCCCCGGATGAGAACCAGAAGGTGATCTACGAGACCCAGGTCGAGCCGAACCTGGCGCAGGGTGCCACCCTGGCCTTCGCCCACGGCTTCAACATCCACTACAACCAGATCGAGCCCCGCAAGGACCTGGACGTGGTGATGATCGCGCCCAAGGCCCCGGGTCACACCGTGCGTTCCGAGTTCGTGCGCGGCGGCGGCATCCCGGACCTGATCGCCATCCACCAGGACGCCTCCGGCAACGCCAAGGAGCTCTCGCTCTCCTACGCGGCGGCCATCGGCGGCGGCCGCAGCGGCATCATCGAGACCACCTTCAAGGACGAGACCGAGACCGACCTCTTCGGCGAGCAGGCCGTGCTGTGTGGCGGCGCCGTGGAGCTGGTCAAGGCCGGCTTCGAGACCCTGACCGAGGCGGGCTACGAGCCGGAGATGGCCTACTTCGAGTGCCTCCACGAGCTCAAGCTGATCGTCGACCTGATGTACGAGGGCGGCATCGCCAACATGAACTACTCCATCTCCAACAACGCGGAGTATGGCGAGTACGTGACCGGCACCGAGGTGATCAACGAGCAGTCCCGCGCCGCCATGCGCAATGCACTCAAGCGCATCCAGACCGGCGAGTACGCCAAGATGTTCATCAACGAGGGCAACAGCAACTATCCCTCGATGACTGCGCGTCGCCGCCTGAATGCCGAGCACCCGATCGAGCAGGTCGGCGAGAAGCTGCGCGGCATGATGCCGTGGATTGCGGCCAACCAGCTGGTCGACAAGTCGAAGAACTGA
- a CDS encoding Tim44 domain-containing protein codes for MRHLLVMLVVGVLGFGLAVDHADARRLGGGKSFGSQSRSVQQAPAATSTRDAAGNRTTQTRPGSRMGGMLGGMLAGGLLAALFFGGAFDELRLMDILLVAGVAFLLFRLFASRRTAVAGGPRPQDATARPQAFQAEGAPMGGGAFAPEPEWFDRERFLGGAKEHFMTLQRAWDNNDFAGIQEYVTPELYNLLREERDRQPANNRTEIVRLFAELGDIREFGSEAEATVIFHGVIAENGEENEFNETWHLTRQVRDGAPWYLQGIEQNRG; via the coding sequence ATGCGTCACCTTCTCGTCATGCTCGTGGTCGGCGTGCTGGGCTTCGGCCTGGCCGTGGATCATGCCGATGCCCGCCGCCTGGGTGGCGGCAAGAGCTTCGGCAGCCAGTCCCGCAGCGTGCAGCAGGCGCCCGCCGCCACCTCGACCCGGGACGCCGCCGGCAACCGCACCACCCAGACCCGCCCCGGGTCCCGCATGGGCGGCATGCTCGGCGGGATGCTGGCCGGGGGCCTGCTCGCCGCGCTGTTCTTCGGCGGCGCCTTCGACGAGCTGCGCCTGATGGATATCCTGCTGGTCGCCGGCGTGGCCTTCCTGCTCTTCCGGCTGTTCGCCAGTCGCCGGACCGCCGTGGCCGGCGGGCCTCGCCCTCAGGATGCCACCGCACGTCCCCAGGCCTTCCAGGCGGAGGGTGCCCCGATGGGCGGCGGCGCCTTCGCCCCGGAGCCCGAGTGGTTCGACCGCGAGCGCTTCCTGGGCGGTGCCAAGGAACACTTCATGACCCTGCAGCGCGCCTGGGACAACAACGACTTCGCCGGTATCCAGGAGTACGTGACCCCGGAGCTCTACAACCTGCTGCGCGAGGAGCGCGACCGCCAGCCGGCCAACAACCGCACGGAGATCGTGCGCCTGTTTGCCGAGCTCGGTGACATCCGGGAATTCGGCTCCGAGGCCGAGGCCACGGTGATCTTCCACGGCGTGATCGCCGAGAACGGCGAGGAGAACGAGTTCAACGAGACCTGGCACCTGACCCGCCAGGTGCGCGACGGCGCGCCCTGGTACCTCCAGGGGATCGAGCAGAACCGCGGCTGA
- the pssA gene encoding CDP-diacylglycerol--serine O-phosphatidyltransferase has product MSRDPNHSDHDPVQPGDEDLASAFMRESEVIEEAEEGGKKIRRKGVYLLPNLFTTSALFSGFFAMVAAIDGDFTTASIAIFIAMVLDGLDGRVARLTNTQSDFGAEYDSLSDMLSFGVAPGLVAFIWILQDIGKTGWVVAFLYVACAALRLARFNVQIGSVDKKWFIGLPSPSAAALVAASVWTFHSFDADAFGFKLLMLFVVGAAGVLMVSNIRYYSFKDVDLKGPVPFVFLLAIVLGFVVISIEPSVMLLLLFGTYVASGPVMAVMRKLKRTPAAG; this is encoded by the coding sequence ATGAGCCGGGATCCGAACCACAGCGACCATGACCCAGTCCAGCCGGGCGACGAGGACCTGGCGAGCGCCTTCATGCGGGAATCGGAGGTCATCGAGGAGGCCGAGGAGGGCGGCAAGAAGATCCGCCGCAAGGGCGTCTACCTGCTGCCCAACCTGTTCACCACCTCGGCGCTGTTCTCCGGCTTCTTCGCCATGGTGGCCGCCATCGACGGTGACTTCACCACGGCGTCCATCGCCATCTTCATCGCCATGGTGCTGGATGGCCTGGACGGCCGGGTGGCCCGGCTGACCAACACCCAGAGCGATTTCGGCGCCGAGTACGACAGCCTCTCCGACATGCTCTCTTTCGGGGTGGCGCCGGGCCTGGTTGCCTTCATCTGGATTCTGCAGGACATCGGCAAGACCGGCTGGGTGGTGGCCTTCCTCTACGTGGCCTGTGCCGCCCTGCGGCTGGCGCGCTTCAACGTGCAGATCGGTAGCGTCGACAAGAAGTGGTTCATCGGCCTGCCGAGTCCCTCGGCGGCGGCCCTGGTGGCCGCCAGCGTCTGGACCTTCCACAGCTTCGATGCCGATGCCTTCGGCTTCAAGCTGCTGATGCTCTTCGTGGTCGGGGCCGCCGGGGTGCTGATGGTCAGCAACATCCGCTACTACAGCTTCAAGGACGTGGACCTCAAGGGCCCGGTGCCCTTCGTCTTCCTGCTGGCCATCGTGCTGGGCTTCGTGGTGATCTCCATCGAGCCCTCGGTGATGCTGCTGCTGCTCTTCGGCACCTACGTGGCCTCCGGGCCGGTGATGGCCGTGATGCGCAAGCTCAAGCGCACGCCCGCCGCCGGCTGA